In Brassica napus cultivar Da-Ae chromosome A3, Da-Ae, whole genome shotgun sequence, the sequence TACTAACCTGGGGGAGTACTAAGTGAGTGTAACGTGATCCCACATAACTAACATGAATtacatttaaaacaatatttcaagTATTAATCTCTCAGATTAAAACAGCAGTAGTAATCAATCTCCATAGTTTTACTCACTATTTATACCCCGCCCCCTCTTTAGGAGCTCTCAACATTCGCTTTCGATCAAGCAGAATAAATAGAGACAATGGCTGTCAATTACGAGGACCAAACCATATTGTTCGACTTCGTAGTCAAACAAGGTAACGGCGTGAAGGGACTCATAGACTCTGGCATGTCTTGTGTTCCACAGCCTTTTGTCCAACCACCCTCTGAGCGAATTGCGACCCTAAACGGCCAAACATGTGAAGCTGCACAGCCAATCGATCTTTCCCAGCTAGACGGTCCACACCACAAGGAGGTGGCCAAACAAATTGTTGAAGCTGCCGAGACGCTTGGCTTCTTCCAGGTTAGTAATGGCATTCAGACATATAGCATCTTGGTTGGTGTAGAATATTTTTTCATGCAATATAGTTAGCAAAACCACAAAAAAGAGCCATATATTTTGACCTGGATATACTAACGTTAGATACCTAAGCTAAAAATGTGTGTGAAGTATGTTTAATTTATAGTCTCTTACCAAATGCATGTCTAATAAGGGAAGACTATAATTAGAGGAATAAATGCAAATGGCAGGTGGTGAACCATGGTGTTTCAATAGAGCTTCTTGAATTGCTTAAAACGTCGGCTCATGAGTTTTTCGCACAACCTCCTGAGAAAAAAGCGATTTACCTAAAAGAAGTGAGTCCAAGCAAGTTAGTCAAGTACGGAACGAGCTTCGTGCCAGAGAAGGAGAAGGCCATTGAGTGGAAGGATTATGTGAGCATGCTTTACACCAATGACCATGAGGCTCTTCAACACTGGCCTCAACCATGCAGGTATATATGTACAAAAAAAGTATATTATAAATACATCAAAgttgttttgataaaaaaaaatataaatacatcaAAGTTGTGTGTTATACAAGTAGAGCATGCTATTTTGAACTAAGGTGACAagtaaactattttataaaagacataTTCATCGATTCACtcattttagttaattttaaaattataaactctaGAAAGTTAATTAAcgaatttgtatatatatgtgtgacAGAGAGGTGGCACTTGCTTTTTTGAAATCATCCATGCAAATGGTGAAAAGAGTAGTTGAAGTATTGATGGAGGATGTAGGAGTGAGACtagaagaagagagaatgaaCAGTTTGATGGGGACCAAGATGGTCAACATGAACTACTACCCAACCTGTCCCAGCCCTGAGCTCACCATAGGCGTCGGTCGTCACTCCGACATGGGTATGTTGACCGTTTTATTACAAGACGGGATTGGTGGTCTCTacgttagactagacaacggtGACTGGGCCGAGATCCCTCCTCTCAATGGAGCCTTAGTCATCAATGTTGGCGATACTTTGCAGGTTTCTCATAGTTAAAACACACATTTGGCATTGAATGGCTTAaactctctctatatatacatatattaatttaattatatacaatgtTAGATTCTTCTCTACTTAGAACACTCTAGTGCAGTACCCAAAATTCTTTCCATTATCAGGACTTCACCTAAGTTTCCTTTTGCAAACAATTCTATAATGAATTCATTAGTAATGTTGCTAGATCAAtttggataaaaaaatataaattctcaAATTACTTGTATTAAAGTGATAAACCCAAGGCCAAAAACCAAATTACAACACAGCCACTTGCTATCATCTTACTAGACACCCACCACAATTTGgatcaaaatattttggttctTTTAAGGAGATGATTGTATCAATTTATTTGGTTTAATTAATATCATATT encodes:
- the LOC106382146 gene encoding scopoletin 8-hydroxylase: MAVNYEDQTILFDFVVKQGNGVKGLIDSGMSCVPQPFVQPPSERIATLNGQTCEAAQPIDLSQLDGPHHKEVAKQIVEAAETLGFFQVVNHGVSIELLELLKTSAHEFFAQPPEKKAIYLKEVSPSKLVKYGTSFVPEKEKAIEWKDYVSMLYTNDHEALQHWPQPCREVALAFLKSSMQMVKRVVEVLMEDVGVRLEEERMNSLMGTKMVNMNYYPTCPSPELTIGVGRHSDMGMLTVLLQDGIGGLYVRLDNGDWAEIPPLNGALVINVGDTLQILSNGKYKSAEHRVRTTNIGSRVSVPIFTAPNPSEKIGPLPQVVKRDGVARYKELLFQDYMNNFFSQPHDGKKSLDFARAD